A part of Octopus sinensis linkage group LG7, ASM634580v1, whole genome shotgun sequence genomic DNA contains:
- the LOC115214273 gene encoding B-cell receptor-associated protein 31-like — protein sequence MGLQWTLIYGFLCFEIGLCVLFMLPFISPLVWRKLFKSRLLSFLSDYSYFYVRLLMLGLGVAFVSAISQVRKYDIDSDKLEDVTLTMPGAAQNYHIRLLYAQRNVYISGFTLFLWMILNRMVQLMTAQARLQADLEATHKQALSANEVANKLLNASSSSGTQDTKNDKEENLANSEKEDATKNLEALKTKLKKAEGELGEARTELKETQTDLMAMKSQSEATKCEYDSLLEEYSVLQKKIQQDSNKKDH from the coding sequence ATGGGACTGCAATGGACTTTGATTTATGgatttttatgttttgaaataggactgtgtgttttatttatgttACCCTTCATATCACCTCTAGTATGGCGGAAATTATTTAAGTCCCGCCTTTTATCATTTCTATCTGACTATTCATACTTCTATGTTCGGTTATTGATGTTGGGTTTAGGTGTTGCTTTTGTTAGCGCCATTTCACAGGTCCGTAAATATGATATTGATTCAGACAAACTGGAAGATGTGACTTTAACTATGCCTGGTGCTGCACAGAATTACCATATACGTCTACTTTATGCTCAGCGTAATGTTTACATCTCTGGGTTTACTTTGTTTCTTTGGATGATTTTAAATCGCATGGTCCAATTAATGACAGCCCAAGCTCGGCTGCAAGCTGATTTGGAAGCAACCCACAAACAAGCTCTCAGTGCTAATGAAGTTGCCAACAAACTCTTGAATGCTTCGTCATCATCAGGGACTCAAGATACTAAGAATGACAAAGAGGAAAATCTGGCTAATTCTGAAAAGGAAGATGCTACTAAAAATCTTGAGGCCCTCAAGACAAAACTAAAAAAAGCTGAGGGGGAATTAGGTGAAGCTAGAactgaactgaaagaaacccaaacTGATCTGATGGCCATGAAATCTCAGTCTGAAGCAACTAAGTGTGAATAT